Sequence from the Candidatus Methylomirabilota bacterium genome:
GTCAGCAGCTAGGAAGCCAGTCTGCCTCTTTTCAGCGTTGCAGCATTCCATCATCCAAGCGTCTCAGCGTTCCAGCCTTCTAGCGTCCCAGCGTTCTAGCAGCTGATGTCGGAGGCGCGAGGGGTGATCCGGGCTTATCTCGGTCTCGGGGCAAACCTGGGGGATCGGCGGGAAACATTGGAGCACGCCATCTCACTGCTCTCGCAGCGTCCGGGGATCCGACTCCTCCGAATTTCCTCTCTCTATGAGACGGAGCCGGTGGACGTGGCGGGGGGGTGGTTTTTCAATGGTG
This genomic interval carries:
- a CDS encoding 2-amino-4-hydroxy-6-hydroxymethyldihydropteridine diphosphokinase, whose product is MSEARGVIRAYLGLGANLGDRRETLEHAISLLSQRPGIRLLRISSLYETEPVDVAGGWFFNG